Proteins encoded by one window of Chryseobacterium foetidum:
- a CDS encoding glucokinase translates to MNLNPKFPLYLPGVKNTRNDNLTILGANLREDETVLAYYVSGREGLDVKLQKKYITKDYPGLNAIVQDFLAENSLTEIDRFGISVPGPVLNGKSNPERLGWNLDVEDFKNEFGFKEVCMLNDQEAAAYGIGLLEDSDLEDIRSGGHLENGNVAIIAPGNGLGEAGYFFDGKYLRPFATEGGHSEFSPRTTIEVEFYQFLNNLYGIVSWENVLSKAGLFNIYRFLRDVKRHPEPDGLSERLNEGDFVEVLYKAATEEDVMICKIALDTFLEFLAREANSLTLKLKATGGLIIAGDIPQVVSNYIDKDKFYEKFKISDKMEAMLRNIPIYLVKSNSTSINGVALYTAYHQD, encoded by the coding sequence ATGAACTTGAATCCGAAATTTCCCCTTTACTTGCCGGGAGTAAAAAATACCAGAAATGATAATTTAACGATCCTGGGAGCCAATCTTCGTGAGGATGAAACGGTACTTGCTTACTATGTTTCGGGACGTGAAGGCTTAGATGTCAAACTTCAGAAAAAATACATTACCAAAGATTATCCGGGTCTTAATGCAATTGTGCAGGATTTTCTCGCGGAAAATTCACTAACAGAGATAGACAGATTCGGAATTTCTGTGCCGGGACCGGTTCTTAACGGAAAAAGTAATCCGGAAAGACTGGGCTGGAACCTTGATGTGGAAGATTTTAAAAACGAATTCGGATTCAAGGAAGTCTGTATGCTGAATGACCAGGAAGCAGCAGCTTACGGTATCGGTCTGCTGGAAGATTCTGACCTTGAAGATATCCGTTCGGGAGGTCATCTTGAAAACGGAAACGTTGCCATCATCGCTCCAGGAAACGGATTGGGTGAAGCTGGTTATTTCTTCGACGGAAAATATTTAAGACCTTTCGCTACGGAAGGTGGTCACTCAGAATTTTCTCCGCGTACAACTATTGAAGTTGAGTTTTACCAGTTTTTAAATAATCTTTACGGTATCGTAAGTTGGGAAAATGTTTTGTCTAAAGCAGGTCTGTTCAATATCTACAGATTTTTAAGAGACGTGAAAAGACATCCTGAGCCGGACGGACTTTCTGAAAGATTAAACGAAGGCGATTTCGTAGAAGTGCTTTACAAAGCCGCTACAGAAGAAGATGTAATGATCTGCAAAATTGCTTTAGATACTTTCCTTGAATTCCTGGCGAGAGAAGCAAACAGTTTAACATTAAAATTAAAAGCTACAGGAGGTTTGATTATCGCAGGAGATATTCCGCAGGTAGTGAGCAATTATATTGATAAAGATAAGTTTTACGAGAAATTTAAAATCAGTGATAAAATGGAAGCCATGCTTCGTAACATCCCGATTTATCTCGTGAAATCAAACAGTACCAGCATCAATGGTGTTGCGCTTTACACCGCTTATCATCAGGATTAA
- a CDS encoding DUF1501 domain-containing protein translates to MLIKRREFLKISSLAAASLMMPSFLKSMTLDNALNPNQKILIILQFTGGNDGLNTIIPTKNDIYFKERENISIKDSLSLNDETGINPALSYFKELHDNGELSVLNNVGYPEPNKSHFRSMDIWHSASRSDEFLETGWLGRFLDEECYSCEHPTQALEVDDMLSLALKGDNNKAFAFKDPRKLYQTSQEKYFKSLYEQDHHHDDETVSYLYQTLGSTINNADYIFEKSKAKKSAQEYPNSKLGKDFKTVSSLIKSDINTQVYYLSIGSFDTHVNQNERQQKLFGEINDAVKSFVADMKSNGLFQDILLMTFSEFGRRVSQNASKGTDHGTANQMFFISGGLKKKGILNALADLQNLNEGDLIYTEDFRKVYATVLKNWLQADSSKVLGWKNGVYDFI, encoded by the coding sequence ATGCTAATAAAAAGAAGAGAATTTCTCAAGATAAGTTCGCTGGCAGCCGCGTCGCTGATGATGCCCAGTTTTCTGAAATCGATGACTTTGGATAATGCCCTGAATCCTAATCAGAAAATTTTGATCATCCTGCAGTTTACAGGCGGAAATGATGGGTTGAATACAATTATTCCAACAAAAAATGATATTTATTTTAAGGAAAGAGAAAATATTTCCATTAAAGATTCTCTGTCTTTAAATGACGAAACCGGCATCAACCCTGCTCTTTCTTACTTCAAAGAACTTCATGACAACGGTGAACTTTCGGTTTTAAACAATGTCGGTTATCCCGAACCCAACAAATCTCATTTCCGAAGCATGGACATCTGGCATTCTGCAAGCAGGAGCGACGAATTTCTTGAAACCGGATGGCTTGGAAGATTTTTGGATGAGGAATGTTACAGTTGCGAACACCCAACGCAGGCTCTGGAAGTCGATGACATGCTGAGTTTAGCTTTAAAAGGCGATAACAATAAGGCTTTTGCCTTTAAAGATCCCAGAAAATTATACCAAACCAGTCAGGAAAAATATTTTAAATCGTTGTACGAACAGGATCATCACCACGATGATGAAACCGTTTCTTATTTATACCAGACTTTAGGTTCAACCATCAATAACGCCGATTATATTTTTGAAAAAAGTAAAGCTAAAAAATCAGCTCAGGAATATCCGAATTCCAAGCTGGGGAAAGATTTTAAAACAGTTTCCTCCTTAATAAAATCAGACATAAACACTCAGGTGTATTACCTGTCCATCGGAAGTTTTGACACTCATGTGAATCAAAATGAAAGACAGCAGAAACTTTTTGGAGAAATTAATGATGCAGTAAAATCCTTCGTCGCAGACATGAAAAGTAATGGACTTTTTCAGGATATTTTACTGATGACTTTCTCAGAATTCGGGCGAAGAGTTTCTCAAAATGCAAGCAAAGGCACTGACCACGGAACGGCAAACCAAATGTTTTTTATCAGCGGAGGTTTAAAAAAGAAAGGGATTTTAAATGCTCTGGCTGATCTTCAGAATTTAAATGAAGGTGATTTGATTTACACCGAAGATTTCAGAAAAGTGTACGCAACCGTACTTAAAAACTGGCTGCAGGCTGATTCCTCGAAAGTCTTAGGCTGGAAAAATGGTGTTTATGATTTTATTTAA
- a CDS encoding DUF1800 domain-containing protein gives MTSDLNFTNNKHLLWRAGFGIGLSQVADVRKLKRKDLLKELFMEDHSQIIDYSTADIEPPDYEASKASAEMRNQIQKVNQKQNQELNLNFLDEMVNSKSQLQEKMAFFWHGHFATRINNPKFNKHQLNIIRKNALGNFRELLFEVSKSPAMLNFLNNQQNKKGHPNENFAREVMELFTMGIGNYSETDIREAARAFTGWGYDKEGNFIERLKQHDDGSKTFLGKTGNFSGDDVLNIILEQKATAKFITTKIYRFFVNEKADQSTIANLSEKFYQSGYDIKQLMNEIFSSDWFYEPKNIGNRIKSPTELMVGMMRILPMTIQNPENLVVYQKLLGQTLLSPPNVSGWPSGKSWIDSSTLMLRLQIPQIWSGLRPLDLSPKEDDDVEMGMKSREALKKSFKNPNITIDWTKVETAFNKKDCEDFLLLKPENFNTKAVQNFSDKSTKINIINIMSTPEYQLM, from the coding sequence ATGACGAGCGATTTAAATTTCACCAACAACAAACACCTTCTCTGGCGCGCCGGATTCGGAATCGGACTTTCTCAGGTAGCTGATGTAAGAAAACTGAAACGAAAAGATTTACTGAAAGAGCTTTTCATGGAAGATCATTCGCAAATAATTGATTATTCAACTGCCGATATTGAACCTCCAGATTACGAAGCATCAAAAGCCAGTGCTGAGATGAGAAATCAGATTCAGAAGGTCAATCAGAAGCAAAATCAGGAACTCAACCTCAACTTTCTGGATGAAATGGTGAATTCCAAGTCTCAATTGCAGGAAAAAATGGCATTTTTCTGGCACGGACATTTTGCAACGAGAATCAACAATCCAAAATTCAATAAACATCAGCTGAATATCATCAGAAAAAATGCTTTAGGCAATTTCAGAGAGTTGCTTTTTGAGGTAAGCAAATCTCCGGCAATGCTGAACTTTCTGAACAACCAGCAAAACAAAAAAGGTCACCCCAACGAAAATTTCGCCCGTGAAGTCATGGAACTTTTCACCATGGGCATCGGAAATTATTCTGAAACCGACATCCGTGAGGCTGCAAGAGCTTTTACAGGTTGGGGTTACGACAAGGAAGGAAATTTTATCGAAAGACTTAAACAGCACGATGACGGTTCCAAAACATTTCTCGGAAAAACAGGAAATTTCTCTGGTGATGATGTTTTAAACATCATTTTAGAACAGAAAGCAACTGCAAAATTCATCACCACCAAAATTTACAGGTTTTTTGTGAATGAAAAAGCAGATCAAAGTACCATCGCAAATCTGAGCGAAAAATTTTATCAGTCAGGATACGATATCAAACAGCTGATGAATGAAATTTTCAGCAGCGACTGGTTTTACGAACCCAAAAATATCGGCAACAGAATAAAATCGCCTACTGAACTTATGGTTGGAATGATGAGAATCCTTCCGATGACCATCCAGAATCCTGAAAACCTTGTGGTTTATCAGAAACTTTTAGGACAGACACTTCTTTCGCCTCCCAACGTATCAGGCTGGCCCAGCGGAAAATCATGGATTGACAGTTCAACCTTGATGCTGAGACTTCAAATTCCACAAATCTGGTCCGGACTCAGACCACTCGATCTGTCACCTAAGGAAGATGATGATGTGGAAATGGGCATGAAATCAAGGGAAGCCCTGAAAAAATCCTTTAAAAATCCCAACATCACGATCGACTGGACAAAAGTGGAAACAGCTTTCAATAAAAAAGACTGCGAGGATTTTTTACTTTTAAAACCTGAAAATTTTAATACAAAAGCGGTTCAGAATTTCTCTGACAAGAGCACTAAAATAAACATCATCAACATTATGTCAACTCCGGAATATCAATTAATGTAG
- a CDS encoding YceI family protein: MKRLLLFAMMCAGMSFVFAQKKGDKISKVVTSEILWWGSKVVKTAPTTHFGSLKLKSGKFNFDKTVLVDGEFIIDMRSLVVADLSGPDQVKLTNELKGTNFFEVKKFPTAKFHLKKIIPLANAEFNSTIVGDITIKGIRKTISFPANAHVTQFTVEIESSKFALNRKDFRIFYQTSLKDHFIKDEMEIQFKVSTVKVDNDRPR, translated from the coding sequence ATGAAAAGATTATTATTGTTTGCTATGATGTGTGCGGGCATGTCGTTTGTTTTTGCTCAGAAAAAAGGAGATAAAATATCTAAAGTTGTCACTTCTGAGATCTTATGGTGGGGAAGCAAAGTGGTAAAAACTGCACCTACAACTCATTTCGGAAGCTTAAAGCTGAAAAGCGGAAAATTTAATTTCGATAAAACAGTTTTGGTAGACGGTGAGTTTATTATCGACATGAGAAGCCTTGTAGTGGCAGATCTTTCGGGACCGGATCAGGTGAAACTGACCAATGAGCTTAAAGGAACCAACTTTTTCGAAGTGAAAAAATTCCCTACAGCGAAATTTCATTTAAAGAAAATTATCCCTCTTGCGAATGCAGAGTTCAATTCTACAATCGTAGGTGACATTACCATCAAAGGAATCAGAAAGACCATCTCTTTCCCTGCCAATGCACACGTGACTCAGTTTACAGTTGAGATTGAATCTTCAAAATTTGCATTAAACAGAAAAGATTTTAGAATTTTCTACCAGACTTCGTTGAAGGATCACTTCATCAAAGACGAAATGGAAATTCAGTTTAAGGTTTCTACAGTGAAAGTAGACAACGACAGACCAAGATAA
- a CDS encoding YceI family protein: MKKIFLLAVLAGGLAFGQSKKVVSSDVHWWGYKVVKSQASSHDGTVKVKSGDIVMKGNQVVGGNFVLDMTTINATDLAGEGQTKLNGHLKNGDFFEVEKFPTASFKITSVKKNNDATYNSVVGGNLTVKGKTNAISFPAKITNANGVVTIESNKFSFDRQKFDIAYQSGMKDSVINDEIDMTVKVSAK, translated from the coding sequence ATGAAAAAAATATTCTTACTTGCGGTTTTGGCTGGTGGTCTTGCTTTCGGACAGTCTAAAAAAGTAGTTTCTTCAGATGTTCACTGGTGGGGTTATAAAGTTGTAAAATCTCAAGCCAGTTCGCACGACGGAACTGTTAAAGTGAAATCAGGAGATATTGTGATGAAAGGAAATCAGGTTGTAGGTGGAAATTTTGTTTTGGATATGACAACCATCAACGCAACGGATCTTGCCGGAGAAGGACAGACTAAACTGAACGGTCACCTTAAAAACGGAGATTTCTTTGAAGTTGAAAAATTCCCTACTGCAAGTTTTAAAATCACTTCTGTAAAGAAAAATAATGATGCGACCTACAACTCTGTAGTTGGCGGAAATCTTACTGTAAAAGGAAAAACAAATGCAATTTCTTTCCCTGCAAAAATCACCAATGCAAACGGTGTAGTGACTATCGAATCAAATAAATTTTCTTTCGACAGACAGAAATTTGATATCGCATATCAGTCAGGAATGAAAGATTCTGTGATCAATGACGAAATTGATATGACAGTAAAAGTTAGTGCGAAGTAA
- a CDS encoding alpha/beta hydrolase family protein, giving the protein MKIYVVSGLGADYKVLERLVFPEQHEVVFIEWLVPEKDEDFSEYVKRMAEKVDDTEPFYLLGYSFGGIMVQEINRLKPAVKTVILGSIKSDKEKSRLIKIGQHTKIPKYLPVGFFNMKTLETYAVFRKFFDPKNPKVLQYFRFTDPYYLKWSMQRITEWKFEHESNVIQIMGDRDIVFPIKNSKPDYIIKGGTHLFPATKHKEVSEILKMIFI; this is encoded by the coding sequence ATGAAAATTTATGTTGTAAGTGGTCTCGGTGCAGATTATAAAGTGCTGGAAAGGCTTGTTTTTCCTGAGCAGCACGAAGTTGTTTTTATAGAATGGCTGGTTCCGGAAAAGGATGAAGATTTTTCTGAATACGTAAAAAGAATGGCCGAAAAAGTAGATGATACTGAACCATTTTATCTTCTGGGATATTCTTTTGGGGGAATTATGGTGCAGGAAATCAACAGGCTCAAACCTGCCGTGAAAACCGTTATCTTGGGAAGTATAAAATCAGATAAAGAAAAATCAAGACTGATTAAAATCGGGCAGCATACCAAAATACCAAAATATCTGCCAGTCGGTTTTTTCAATATGAAAACGCTTGAAACATACGCTGTTTTCAGAAAGTTTTTTGATCCTAAAAATCCAAAAGTTCTTCAGTATTTCAGATTCACAGATCCGTATTATCTTAAATGGTCAATGCAGCGCATTACAGAATGGAAGTTTGAGCACGAAAGCAATGTTATCCAGATTATGGGCGACCGCGATATTGTTTTTCCCATTAAAAATTCAAAACCCGATTATATCATTAAAGGCGGAACCCATCTTTTTCCTGCAACAAAACATAAAGAGGTTTCTGAAATTTTAAAAATGATTTTCATTTAA